Within the Emticicia oligotrophica DSM 17448 genome, the region CATCGGCATGACTTTCTAACGAATTTTTGAAATCATGCTGATACATTTTAAGTCCATATCAATAATAGCAAAGGCAACCAAAATACCATTTCGCCGAGCCAACGATAATTATCATTTACCGCAATTTTATTTCGAAAAACAAAAATCAAAGTGGTACAAAAAGCCATTAGGATTTCTACTTGAAAAACCTTTTCCATAAAACCAATTTCTGCAAAAAACAAACTGGTCATTGTAAAAACAAATACGCCAAATATCAGATAAGTACAATTTTTCTTGCCAAGTTTTTTGGCTAAATTTTTGGTATTGGGCAAATCATTAAGTTCAAAAAAGGAAAACACTAAGATACTTTGGTGAACCAACAAAAAGAAATTAAAAGCGGCAATAAACTCATCAGCTTCTAGTTCGAGTTTTGTTGACAAAGCTCCTCCCGAAACACAAACACAATAAATGGCGGCCGTAAAAATCTCTTTAAAATACTGATAATCAGAAGAAATATTATTTTTTTGGAGAATGTAGAAATAAAGAAATAAAACTCCAACTAAAGTAACACCAAAATAAACAACTGCCTTTGGCAGAAAAAACACCATCAGAGTGGCTATCAAAAAAAGAATAATAATGGTTATTTGCAAATAATATTGATGCTCATAATGGAATTTGTGTCTTGCATCTTCAGGTTCAGATTTTAGGTTATCCAATAAGCGGTCAAGTATATAAATAATCCAAGTACAAATACCCAAAATAACCAAAGATGGAATATTGACCACACCTTTTCCATCGGGCATTTTCCAGAACATCCAACTACATACAACAGCTCCCACTACTACATCAAGACTTAAATAATGAAGCGTTTTTAATAGACTATATTTACTGTTTGAAAGCATATTTTTACATAAGCTCTGTGGATTTTTACCATTTAAAAGATAATCTCATCTCCAACCGAAATTTTACCAGTTTCAACTACCAATAAATTCTGTCCAAACAAGATTTTATTATTAACGTTGCGGTATTGTGTTAGCGTGCGTAAAGGTTCTTTTCCTTTTTCTGCCGTTTCTGGATTAATGGTTGTAAGCACACATCTTGCACAAGGTTTTACACCAACCAATTGGGCACTTCCCACGTGAAAGTATTTCCAAGAATCTTCTATATGTGCTTCGCCACCCGTAAACACAAGATTTGGCCTGAAACGCTTCATCGTAATTGGTTCTTCTAACTTACCGTTGAGTTCATCGAGGCTGCTTTGTCCAATAAGCAAAATCGGATACCCATCTGCAAAACTAGTATGTTCTTTTTGGGTAATCGAATATTTCGGGTCAGTCAATCGCACAGAATCATTTGGCTGATAAAACAATGCACATTTTTTGTCTAAAACAGTAGTAAACCAAGCATCTACCTCATCGCTCACACGAATGCCACGCACGATATCATCCCAAATCGTAATCACTTGCTGTTCAGCTGTTTGTGGTTCGAAAGGCACAGATAATGGAGCAATTTGCTTCACGCGATGTGAAACAACTAAACCATCTGAAGTCAACTGCACATCAATCAATGCCATTTGTTCATTTTGGCGTTGTGTAATAAACACATTATTTTCATCGGCCAATACCCAACGGCGGTCATGCTGAAAACCCCGCTCTTCAACTTGTGCTTCTTGAAGACTAATTCCTCCCAATGATTTGATAGGATAAATTGTAATTTCGGAAACGATAAATGCCATATAATTTCTATTAATACTACTTCTATTTTTAAACAAATATTAATCTCAACTCACAAAATTCATCCTACATTCGTTTTCAACCACAGCTAAATAAGGCATTTCTACCTCTATTATTTATGACTTTCTTTTTTACACAACAATTCTTTAAAAAAATCGTTTGATTGAATAGGTTAAACTCCTAAATTGAGTCGAAATAACAGATTTTTTTTCTCAAAACCCTTAATCTATATCTTTAATCTAAAGCAGATGAAAAGAATACTTCATATCATTGCCCTTTTAGTGTTTGCAAATTCGGTTTTCGGGCAAATTCAGTTGTATAAACGAGGGCTTTCGAGTTTCGATAAAGGCCAGTATGATTTGGCCATTAAAGATTTAACGAAAGTAGTAAATATTGATGAAAGCGAAAAAGCCAATCTTTACCATAAGATTGCCGAATCATATCGTCTATCAAATCGTTGGGTAGAAGCAGTGCCGTTTTACCAAAAAGCTTTTGAAGCGAAACTTACCAATCCTGAGGCACATTTTCACTACGCTTTTGCCCTGAAAGCTGCGGGTAACTATGATTTAGCTTTGAAAGAATTACAGCAATTTATCGACTCAAAAAGTACGATAAAGGCCTACAACGAAAAAGCTTATCGTGAAGTCAATACGCTCAAAACTATTGATGATATCAAGAAAAAACAAAGTGTAGTAGAATTTAAAAATCTTTCTCAACTCAATACAAAGGGGTCTGAATTTGCTCCAATGGTTTTGGGAGATGAACTGATTTTCACCGCTTCACGCAAAAACAAAATTTACTCAAATGGCTTGCCGTATGTTGGACTTTACAAAGTGAAAATCGACAAGTCTATTGCTGAAATGGGTAAAATTGAAAAGTTCAGCGACGCAATTTTTGATGAAGAACGCAATGAGGGTACGCCAACTTTCTCTCCAGATGGCAAAACAATGATTTATTCTCGTGGAAATACAGGCAAACGCAAAGACCTTTCGCCTGATATGGATTTGTATATCTCACGCTACGTAGACGGAAGTGGTTGGACTGAACCACGCTATGTAAGTGCCTCAGATTCTGCCAGTTGGGATGGAACCCCAGCTTTTTCTCGTGATGGAAAAACAATATATTTTTCTTCTAACCGTCCAGGGGGCTTTGGTGGATTAGATATTTATCGGGTCAATATGGATGCTTCGGGTCGTTTCGGAAATCCTGTGAATCTAGGAAAAGAAATCAATACCGCTGGCGATGAAATGTTTCCCTATGTTTCAGAAGATGGAAAGCTTTATTTTGCCTCTGATGGCCACCCAGGTTTAGGTAAACTTGACCTTTTCTTAGCCGTACGTGCAGGTGGAAAAATTACAGTTGAAAATATGGGTATTCCATACAATTCAAACATGGATGATTTCGGCTTAGTGATGAGTAAACGTGGTGATGTATTTTTCTCATCCAATCGTGCAGGTGGCTCAGGAGATGATGATATATATTTTTACGAAGCTCCTAAAAAAACCGAATTGGCTGAAAATGATGACCCATCGAAAAATCCTTTACTAGCTCCGAAAAAGGGAAATCCTGATAGTACGGCCAAGGCTTTAGAAATCAAGACTGTTAACTATTACCTAGTTGGTACAATTACCACCAAAAATAACAATACTTTCGTCCCACTCGACTCTGCGAGAGTACGCGTAGTTGATACCGAAAACGACGAGGTAATTATAGAAACTTCTACGGGTAACGACGGTAAATTTGGCCCAGTAAAACTCAAGGTTGATGGCAATTATTTAGTGATGTCGAAAAAACAAAACTACTTGACCAATCGTGAAGAATTTTCGATGTCAGGCCGCGAGATACCACAGTCTTTATTGAAAAAAGCTGTTACCGATACCACATTCTATACTTCACTTAATCTGGAAAAAGTATTTGTGGGAGTTACATTCCGTTTAGATAATATTTATTATGATTTAGATAAATGGGATATTCGCCCCGATGCAGCTATCGAACTTGATAAATTAGTGCAAGTACTTGTTGATAACCCACAAATTAAGATTGAGCTTGGTTCGCATACTGACTCACGTGCCACGGAGATTTATAACCTTCGTTTATCTCAAAAACGTGCAGAATCGGCCATTAATTACATCGTCTCGAAAGGTATTTCCCGTGAACGCCTTACGGCCAAAGGTTATGGAGAGAGTGAGTTAATTATTAAAAACGCTAAAACAGAAGAAGAGCACCAAACCAATCGTAGAACTGAATTTAAGGTTCTTGAAATTGAATAAAATAATTTTCAAAATTTCATTAAAACCAAAATTGCTATTAAAGCGTTTATACATACAAGCGTGTCAAGCCCAAGCCTGACACGCTTTTTTAATCAAAATCATTTCAAAAAGCTATGAAGAAAACATTCTTGACCAGCCTTTCGTTGGGTATTTTTATTTTGGTTTTAGCCTGTAGCACTACAACCAAAACCAAGCAAACAATTGTTGAAGATAAAACAGTTTACGGCCCTACCGTAAAAGCATATTTCGCATCGGGTTGTTTTTGGTGCGTTGAGGCTATTTTTGAGAGCCTTAAAGGAGTTAAAGAAGCTACCTCGGGTTATAGTGGTGGACACACGAAAAACCCTACTTATGAAGATGTAAATACTGAATTGACAGGCCACGCAGAGTCGGTAGAAGTAATTTATGACCCCCAAATTATTTCTTATGAAACCTTATTAAAAGTTTATTTTGCTTCGCAAGACCCCACACAAGTGAAAGGACAAGGGCCTGACCACGGAGATTCGTATCGTTCGATTATTTTTTATCAGAATGAAACAGAAAAGACTTTAGCCGAAAATTATAAAAAACAACTCAACGAATCGGGCAAATACAAAAAGCCAATCGCTGTTGAAATTGTACCTTTTAAAATTTTCTGGAAAGCCGAAGATTATCACCAAGATTACGAGCGAAATCATCCTGAAAATCCTTACGTACAGAATGTTTCGATTCCAAGAATCAATCGCATGAAAGCTCAATTTCCTGAATTATTAAAAAAAGGTCATTAATGACCCATAGAGGAAGTTGCAAAAGACGTTATTCGCTAAGTTTATTAATTTATTTTCTAACCTCACGATGATTATAGATTCTTTTATGAAAATATAATTCTTAGCAATAACATTTCTGAAGCAACTTCCTTTACTTTATTCTACCCCAAAAATCTCTAAATGTATCTATCCACTTCAGAGTTATTGATTCCCCTTTTTCTTCATAAATAAACTGATTAAATAAAATATTATATTTTCAAAATATATTGAAAATATTTTTAATTCAATATTTATGGTTTTATTAAAATTTCCAAACAAATCAAATATTATTGAATAATTAACAAATATTTCAAAATTCTAAAAATTAAAAATTTGGCAAAACACCTTTATATTTTTAATCATTTTTTAATTTTTTAAACAAAAACAGTAATTATTCAAATAATCTATTATAACAATTAAAGAAATTTGTATTATTTTAGGATAAACCACTTTTTTTTCAACTTGTAATTACTACATTTGAAATAAACAAAACCTAAACTAACAAACTTCTCTATTAATCCTCATGAGGATACTGCTGTCTATACTGTGGTTTACAACAAACATATTGATTTTCAATGTGTTAGCTCCGCTGCATGGAAGTAGAGAAAATACCCACAATGAGTTCAATCTAAGCTTCTTAAGTCAATCTTCGGCTAATCATTCTTCAAATAAAAACGCTAAAGATTTTTCTCTGCCCGAAAAAGTTGAAGAGAACCTAGAAGAAGACACCGATAATGAATCTGATATTAAGTGTTTAACTTGTGAACTAGGTTATAATCCTTCCTATTACTCAATTCTTTTTGAATTGAATTCATGGATTATAAAAAGTATTTCACCACGAAATTATAGCATTTCTAGCCTAATTCTGGCAAAATTTATCCTTCATCAAAATATTAGGCTCTGATAAACAGCTAAACACTCCATTTGTTTCTTTGAACTAGCTCTAGATTAAAAAAATTTAATCTCTTTTTAAAACTCCTTTCAGAAGCTAAACCTTCATTTGTACATAAAGATATTTTGAAGGAAAACTTTTCAAAAGAAGTTTAACATCCTCTTTTTTACCGTTCACTATTATATTACATGAAAAACAAGCATTCAACTGAATCAGCCAGATTCGATGAACATGAGCTTTTGCACGAACTGAAGCACTTCTTACCTGCACAAGCTCCGCTTAAAGACTTTGTTCATCATAACACGCTCCACGCCTTTCAAGACACTAAATTTTATGATGCTATACGTAGAGCATCGAAATTATTTGGTTATAAAACTTCTCTTTCATTGGAAGAGTATCGTGCCTTATTTGAACAAGAAAAAATAAATCCTGACATTTTAGAAAGAGCCATTATTCAAAAAAAGGGTAAAAAAGACTTAGAAGAATGGAAATCTAAAGCATTGTATGGTAAATACGATCAGACAACCTCGCCTCGTATTGGTCTTCTACGTGCTAACTGGAAAAAGAGATATTACATTGACCTCGACCTGCTTGTTCATCCTTTATTATTTCGTATTCTTTGTAGTTATCTCGACCAAGGTATAGCTATTTGGAGTTTTCCTGATACACGTAAGGGCTTTTTAGCTTCTTTAAGAGAAATCGAGCAAAATACTTTTAGTAGCTTTTTCAAAACTCCTCGTGCCAAAAAACTTTTGCTTGATGGTACTTGCACGATGGAAGATTTATTAAAAATAGTTGTGGGCGACTCTTCGCTCTACAATTTATATATATTCGACCAACAATTTGCCCATCAGGGTTGGTCAGGTATTGTTTCAGCAATTGAAGATTTACCTCAAACCCTGTTAGACCGCAAGAATATTTCATTAAAAGAGCTGATTATTTTTGAGT harbors:
- a CDS encoding MOSC domain-containing protein, whose amino-acid sequence is MAFIVSEITIYPIKSLGGISLQEAQVEERGFQHDRRWVLADENNVFITQRQNEQMALIDVQLTSDGLVVSHRVKQIAPLSVPFEPQTAEQQVITIWDDIVRGIRVSDEVDAWFTTVLDKKCALFYQPNDSVRLTDPKYSITQKEHTSFADGYPILLIGQSSLDELNGKLEEPITMKRFRPNLVFTGGEAHIEDSWKYFHVGSAQLVGVKPCARCVLTTINPETAEKGKEPLRTLTQYRNVNNKILFGQNLLVVETGKISVGDEIIF
- a CDS encoding OmpA family protein produces the protein MKRILHIIALLVFANSVFGQIQLYKRGLSSFDKGQYDLAIKDLTKVVNIDESEKANLYHKIAESYRLSNRWVEAVPFYQKAFEAKLTNPEAHFHYAFALKAAGNYDLALKELQQFIDSKSTIKAYNEKAYREVNTLKTIDDIKKKQSVVEFKNLSQLNTKGSEFAPMVLGDELIFTASRKNKIYSNGLPYVGLYKVKIDKSIAEMGKIEKFSDAIFDEERNEGTPTFSPDGKTMIYSRGNTGKRKDLSPDMDLYISRYVDGSGWTEPRYVSASDSASWDGTPAFSRDGKTIYFSSNRPGGFGGLDIYRVNMDASGRFGNPVNLGKEINTAGDEMFPYVSEDGKLYFASDGHPGLGKLDLFLAVRAGGKITVENMGIPYNSNMDDFGLVMSKRGDVFFSSNRAGGSGDDDIYFYEAPKKTELAENDDPSKNPLLAPKKGNPDSTAKALEIKTVNYYLVGTITTKNNNTFVPLDSARVRVVDTENDEVIIETSTGNDGKFGPVKLKVDGNYLVMSKKQNYLTNREEFSMSGREIPQSLLKKAVTDTTFYTSLNLEKVFVGVTFRLDNIYYDLDKWDIRPDAAIELDKLVQVLVDNPQIKIELGSHTDSRATEIYNLRLSQKRAESAINYIVSKGISRERLTAKGYGESELIIKNAKTEEEHQTNRRTEFKVLEIE
- the msrA gene encoding peptide-methionine (S)-S-oxide reductase MsrA; amino-acid sequence: MKKTFLTSLSLGIFILVLACSTTTKTKQTIVEDKTVYGPTVKAYFASGCFWCVEAIFESLKGVKEATSGYSGGHTKNPTYEDVNTELTGHAESVEVIYDPQIISYETLLKVYFASQDPTQVKGQGPDHGDSYRSIIFYQNETEKTLAENYKKQLNESGKYKKPIAVEIVPFKIFWKAEDYHQDYERNHPENPYVQNVSIPRINRMKAQFPELLKKGH